The DNA region AGGTGGTACCGCGCTTGAAAAGCGTCCTTTATTTTCAATTATGAAAATAAAGGACGCTTTTTTGATTCGAATGTGATTTAAATATTACTCTTAGAAAGGTTTGATTTTATATGAGCAAAACCCTCTTTGTTAACGTTAACCTATTTAATGGTAAGGATAACAAAGTAACGGCTGATTCATGGATGCTCGTGGATGAAGAAACGGGCAAATTCGTGGACATGGGGACTGGCCAGAAACATCCTAATGCCGATACGACCATGGATTTACATCAACAATACGTAATGCCTGGATTAGTTAATTGCCACACCCACGTTACGCTAGATTCAAACGCATTTGATGGGGCTCCCCAGGCTGATCAAACTGAAACTGCCGTTCGGGCGGTGGAAAATTTGAAGACCCTGTTAAAGTCTGGTGTTACATACGTTCGAGAATGCGGGAGCACGTACGGACTAGATACGACGCTCGCTAGGATGCAGCGTGAAGGCAAGTTGAAAAAGGTGCCAGAAGTAATGGCAGCTGGTCGGGCAATGACGATGACTGGTGGTCATGGGGACTATCCAGACGGTGGTAAAACGGTGGACTCCCCTGATGAAATGCGTAAGGCGGTGCGGGAAAACTTTAAAAATGGTGCCCAATCGACTAAGGTAATGGCTACCGGTGGAGTAATGTCGCCTGGTGATTACATGGATGAGCCCCAATTAACGGTCGAAGAATTAAGGGTCGCCGTTGAAGAAACCCATCACAAGCATGCGGTAGTTGCTGCCCATGCAGAAGGTAATCCCGGGATTATGAACGCCTTGTTAGCTGGAGTGGATTCAATTGAGCACGGCTTCTATGTCAATGATGAAGAAGTCGAAATGATGCTTAAACATCATACATACCTTACTCCAACAATCGTTTCAGCATGGTGTATCGCTGAATATGGTCAAAACACCCTCCCCAAATGGGAACTCGATAAATTGAACAACGCCTTATCCGATCTATATCATAACGTTCATAATGCTTATGCTAAGGGTGTTCACGTCACTTTAGGTACCGATGCTGGTACTCCTTACAATGATTTTGCCAAAACGCCAAAGGAATTTGAACTCCTGGTTGAAAAGGAGGGCTTCTCAAACTTCGATGCACTCAGTACTTCTAGGCACTCTGCAGAATTAATGCAATTAGATGATTATGGGACCCTCGAACCCGGTAAGTATGCCGATTTCTTGGTCTTAGATCATGATCCGCTAGCGGATGTTAAAGCCGTTCAACAACTAGATAAAAACGTGTATAAACACGGTCATAAAGAATATTAGGAGGATTTTACTATGAAAAAACAACTATTAGAAACAGGAGCAGCCACCCTACTAGTGGCCCTTGGGTTAGCCGGTTGTGGCTCATCCTCAAGTCAATCTTCAAATGGTGGTGATACCGCCAAAAATCAAACGATCAACTGGATGCAAAGCGCCAACTTAATCACGTTAGACCCATCCAAATGTATCGATGTTAATAGCGCAACCGCCCTTGGAAACGTCGACCAGGGATTGCTAAAGGATCCTGATGGGAAGGGCGTTGTCCCAGCGGTCGCAAAAAGCTACAGCGTTTCTAAGGATGGAAAGACCTATACATTTAAGTTACGCCACTCCAAGTGGAGCAATGGTGATCCGGTTACTGCCAGGGACTTTGTTTATGGATTCCAAAGAACCGTTAATCCTAAAACTGCTTCCCAAGATGCATATCTTTATGATCACGTTGAAAACTATGCAGCCATCCAAAGTAAGAAGATGGCACCTACTAAATTAGGGGTATCAGCACCAAACAACTATACATTAGTGGTTAAGCTATCCAAACCACAAAGCTACTTTAAATACTTAGTTACAGCCCCTGCTTTCTTGCCACAAAACGAAAAAGTTGTTAATAAATATGGAAAGAAATATGGGACCAACAGTGCTAGTCAAGTATACAACGGACCATTCAAAGCCACTGGCTGGACTGGCACCAACGATACTTGGAGCCTAGTTAAAAATGATAAATACTGGGATAAATCATCAGTTAAATTACAACGGGTTAATATGCACGTTGTTAAGGATGACCAAACCGGATTGAATGAATTCCAGACTGGGAAGTTAGACGAACTTAGTTTAAATGGTAAGCAACAAGTGGAACACTTCAAGAACGACCCTGGCTACCGTGAAAACAAGACCGTTTACTCAAACTTTATCGAATTAAATCAAGATAAGGTCCCAGCATTTAAGAACCTTAAGATTAGAAAGGCACTATCAATGGCCGTTAATCGTGAACAATTCGTTAAGGATGTCTTAGGCGATGGATCAACTCCTACTAAGGGCTTTGTTGGTAATGACCTTGCGTACCACAATGGTAAGGACTTCGCTGATGTTGCATACGTTAAATCAGCTACTGAATACAACTTAGCAGAAGCTAAGAAGTTGTGGAAAGCGGGCATGAAAGAACTGGGCTTGAAGTCATTGAACCTAACCTTAACGTACGATGATACCGATAGTGCTAAGTCGACCACTGAATTCTTACAAAGTAACTTCCAGAAATTACCAGGCTTAAAGGTAACTAACGTTAACTTACCACGTCAACAAAGAATTGCTCGACTCTTCTCCGGTAAGTTCGATATGTGTGTTTCCGGTTGGGATCCTAGCTTCCCTGATCCAGTTGCTGCCCTTAGTATCAAGAAATCAGATAGTTCATTGAACTTTAGTAAATGGAAGAACAGCAAGTTCGATGCTTACCTTGATAAATCAGAAAACCAAGACGCTAACAACCCAGACAAACGTTGGAACGACCTGGTTCAAGCTGAAAAGGTATATGCAAACGACCAAGGAAACATCCCATTCTACCAAAATACTGCTCCGGTAGTAATGAAGACTAACATCAAGGGATTAAGTTACAACCCTTCAGCTAGCACCGCTTGGGACTTTTCAAAGGCCTACGTTAAATAATTAACTAAAAATAAGAATTGCAATTAATGAATTGCAATTCTTATTTTTATTGTTTAATTTAAAATCGAATCATCACGATCTCACTACACTAAAATACCACTACCAAAAGATAGTGGCATTATTCGAGGAAAATTAATGATGTACCTAGTTAGATTAAATAATTATGTAATAACAACAGAATTTATACTTAAAAGTTATTAAAGGAGTCTGCTTGTTAAACCAATTAATTATTCAACCTGGTAACATTCTACAATATCTATAATTAAAAGTAAATGATAATTTTAATCAAAAACTAATATAATTTGTAATTTATTTTTTATAATTAAATCTAAAATGAATCAACCTTCTAATCAATGGCTTTAAAATCCTAAAACAAACTTCGCCAATAATAAACCCGATTCCCAATGAAAAAGCAATCAGCAATGTTTTTAACAACCCATGCATTGCAAGCATATTCAATCCAAGGGTTAACTGTTCCATGCTTTTATAAAATAATGCACCTGGTACTAACGAAATCACGGCTGGCACAAAAATAAGGTTAACGGGGGTCTTAATTAGCATCGATTCAACGTTTGCAAATAACCCGACTGTGATTCCAGGAAGAAGGTTAGCAACGATCACGTTGGCTCCCCATCCGTCTGCAAAGATATACACCAACCACGCCAGTGCTCCAACGATCCCAGAAGCAATCAATGTCCTGCGGGGGACGTTTGTAATGACCCCGAAGCCCCACGTTGACAAGAATCCAAACAAAAATTCAACACCAATTACCATCTTATATCCCACCAATCAACATTTTAACCACTAACTTACCAATGATTACCCCACCACTAATTGATATTGCTACCATCGTGGCATCCATTCCTAAAATCAATCCTGACAAGATGTTTTTAGCCATTATTTCTCGAAACGAATTCGTTAATGCAATTCCTGGAACGATCGGCATTAATGAGCTAAAAATAATCATATCATCATTAGTACCACTAACTAATAGATTAATTGTCATTGCTAATAGTCCAATTACAAACCCACCCACTGCAACATTCAGATAGGGAGTTTTAGTTCGTCCTGTCATGACCATCGTTGCTAAATACCCTAAAATCCCCACAAAAAAGGAAAAGAAGAGGTTTAACCAATTTGTGTGAAACAATAATAACGGTGCTACTGAAACTAATCCAGCAGCAAAAATTTTTTTACGTAAGGTAAAATCAATCACCTTACTTCTAATTCGATAGTATTCACGCTGCAAGTATGAATATGTAATCTTATTTTCGACGAACTGCCTAGATAGGTTATTAATTTCATCTACTTTCTGAAAATTAAAATCGTGCCCCTTAATCTTCATAATTTGATTTTTAATTCCACGTTCATAATAAACAAAAATAACCCCTAATTCAGCATAACATTGTAAATCTGCTAATCCTGCTTTGTGCCCAATAAATTCAACGGTGGTTTCCACCCGGTTAATTTCAGCTCCACTTTCTAAAAGGGTTAATCCCAGTCGACAGCAAAAATTAGCAATCTCATCATCATTCGTTCGCATAATTCCACCTCCACTAATCAAATAATTTTAAAATTATTATAGCATGCAACAAATGAAAAAAATCACAAATAATTAATGTAAGCGTTTTCTTTTGCTTTAAATGGTGCTATAATAATCGTGAATAAAAAAACAAGCTAATTAAAATAATTGGAGTGATATAAATGCCAGCTGATCAAAATAATTGGAATGAAAAAACATGGCTCCATCGATTTGCTATTCTAGCGGTTTCACTAGTCATTACTACTGGAACTGCAATTTCACCCGCATTACCCGCAATGCAAAAAGCATTTTCTAACTACCCTGCTACCCTTGTGAATATGGTAGCAACAATTCAACAAATTCCCGCCTTCATTGTCCTATTGATGTCGGCTCCACTAGCCAGAAAATTTGGATTGAAGCAAATGATCGGTCTCGGAATTTTATTAATGGGAATTTCCGGAATTCTACCAGCATTTGTCCCTAACCTATGGTTCATTCTAGGGACTAGAATTATTTTTGGAATTGGAATTGGTTTAATTAACTCACTTGCAATTACCATCGTTAATATTTTCTATAGTGGTAATGATAAGGCTCAAATGATGGGAAACCGGACTTCATTCGAAACCATTGGTCTGTGTATCGTTAACATCTTAGTCGGTCAACTCCTAAACCTCAGTTGGCAGGTATCGTTTCTTGCCTACTTCTTTATCCTGATAATTCTAGTATTATTCTGGAGGGTCGTTCCCACCATCAAATGGGATAATCCAGTGGATAAAAACGGTAAGCAACAAGCTGAAAAGGTTAACTTTCCTGTCATCATGGCTGGAGTCTTCTGTGCAATTATGACCATGGGGCTTGCAACCGTAAGTGTTATGACTCCCGCCATCGTTGTTGACGGCAAGCTAGGGAGTGCTACCGATGCGAGTTTTGTAATTACAGTATTCACGTTGGTCAGCATGGCAATGGGCTTTTTATTCGGTCAATTCTTTAAGCTCTTCCATCGATTTGTATTGCCAATTGGGTTATTGTTCTTTACAGTAGGCCTGTTAATCATGAACTTCTCCCAAAGCCTGGTGATGTTATTAATTGGTGAAATTATTGTTGGTGGCGCTTTTCCACTTGCCGGTACCTACATTTTCGATATCATTGATAAACTTGCTCCTAAGAACTCAAATGCACTAGCTAATTCAGTATTACTAGTGGGCTGTAACGTTGGAACGGCCATTTCACCAATTGTAATGGGCTTCTTAAATCCGATTTCACCATTTTCGGGTGCCCAACCTGGAATTGGATTGTTTGGTGCCTTGATCGGGATTATGATGGTCATTATCTTTATCGTTCAATTATTCAAAAGGGCTCCTAAAAAATAGTTCAAATTAAAATAGCACGTCCAGATTATTGGACGTACTATTTTTTTACTTTAAATTATCGTCTGAAAATTGCTTTAACTTAGCTAATAATTCCGGATCCAGCCCCGATTGATCGTCATCACCATCATCAGAGTATGAAGTCGCATTGCTATAGTCATCTGGATGTAACCATTGGTCATATGCCTGAGCATATTCCTCATCGATATTCCGTTGTGCCTTTTCATAAAATGCCCGATTCCGTTCCATTACGTAACCCACTAATGGTTTGTTCTCACTTGGCACGCCAGCTCGCTGAGCATCAACATTATTCTTTCGAACCACATCTTGAATTTCAATCAACTCGTAATCAGTCACTTTATTAATTCCGGCACCCTTTTTATATGCGCGAACCTGGGCGCTAAATCCTACCAGATCTCCGTCTTTTAACTCATTGAGTTGAACGAACGGTTCGGTGTAATGGACCCAAGCGTGATCAGTAATAAAGTGACCCTGATCATCATGAACATCTAAAAACAGGATTGTTGGTTGGTAATAATAACCATCTTCATCATTGTACTCTTCAGCGTACCCCAATCTAGTGAACTTCCCGACAAATGTGTATCGTTGGTTAGATTCTAAATCCTTTAAACCATTTCTCATAGAACCATCCCTTCAAATTAACTTAATATTATTGTTACTATTTTAAGCTAATTTATCATAAACAGCAACGAGAAATGGAGCCAATTATTTTTTAGCAATGCTTATATCATGATTATTATAAACAATGTGGAGCCCATGGCTCAGGCCAGTAACCTTACTAAATTGTCCAGTATGATGACCGTAGCTAATGATTTTCTGGCCATTCTTAAATTCGCCACCGTTCAATTTAAGGGTTCCGCCCAGGGTAGCTCCCTGCTTCACGATCAAGCGGCCCTGTTTGGCAAGCGTAGTAGTTGCATTCTTAGTTTGTTTATAGCTACCCTTAACAATTATCCGTTTAGATGCTAGCTTAAGTGTTCCACCATTAATTGTTACGTTGCCAGAACCCAATGCTGACGCATTTCCAGCAATTAGTGCACCTGCGTTTAAATCAACGCCACCCTTGAAAGTATTTCGACCAGTTAATTGTAGTGAACCGGTTCCTAACTTGGTTAATTTTCCAACTCCACTAATGTCGTTGCTCCAGGTATCATTAGCATTAAAGCCACCCTTAGCTGCATCCATGTTCACGCGGGTGTTTGCTACTAATTGTCCATAACCATTAGCAGCATTATATAGATTTAACCGGCCCCAGCCTTCACCATCATCCAAGATTGGGTACCCAGTAGGCAGCTCGGTCGTTGCTAGGACCGCTCTTCTTTGGTTTGCATTTAAGTATGGTAACCGAGTGGCTAATAGCACTTCGGCTCCCTTGGGCACTACATAGGAATGCTTTGAATTAGCAATCTTTGAAAATCCATAGGTTAATCGATAGTTGTATTGGGTGGAATTCTTCTTTGAATTATCCATTCCATAGCTATTACTGTCCCCCTTAGAATCCTTCAAAACACTTTGGGCCTGTTTAAAAGCATCAGCCTTCAATTGAGCATTAGCAGGATCATTTAAAATGGCTGCTGCTAGGGCGGTCCCAAGCACCCGCCCACCAATAACGTCTAGTGGTGAATGCCGACCAGCCACGATTCGGTTATTGCCCACTTCGGATGCCCGGGTTAGTAATGATTGAAACTTTTGGGGGTATGCATATGCAAGGGCAAATGCGGTTAAGTATGAACTATTAGTGTGACCACTGGGAAATCCATAGTCATTAACTGGATCCGCTTTAGCAGATAACTTTAGGGTTGGAATAATAACCCCATTGTCCTGTGCATTGGTAACAGTGGTTCCATCCCATCTAAACGGTCGGGGATACTTGAAATACTTCTTGGCACTACTACTGGATGAATAGTTACCATCCTTTAATGTATCGGCTAATTTAACAACGCTCCCTAATTTAGAACTAGTGTCACCGGTTACCTCCGGCTTACTCCAATTAGTATCATAATCCTTTGTCTCAGCATCAGTTGGCACTTGTTTATAACCACCGGTAATATTAGCTACTTTTCTAAAGTAATCAGTTAAATTACCGAGCCCCTCCTGTACTGAATAATCCATGTCGTTTTTATCATCTAACCATGATTGATCTGCTTCTGCCTTTGTCCGATCCTTAGCAATTTTATCAGCCAACCCGATATTTTCATCTAAAATTTTAGTATTCAAACGCTTTCCATCGTTCCAATCGGAACCGGGCTGCCATAATTGATTCATTTGTGATAATAAATCAATTGAAGCATTCGTTTCAGGAGTCGTATTGGTGCTAGTGTTAGTTTGATAGTCTTGAATAAAGTAACGACCGGCATCTGACTTATGATCAGAATCAATTGCTAACGTTGCTTTATTACTAGTCTTAGCAGCTTTCACATTAATGGAACTACTGATTCCTAACAGGGTTAAACCAATTAATACGCTGGAACTTAGGATTCGTTTTCGCATTTGCATATCCCGCCTCATCATTTTTTATTTTACAACCCCATCTTAAACTAACATTGTATATTTAATGTATGTTCGATGTAAAAATAATGTAAAATATTATTCTAATGCGGAATTAGTTCACGCCGGTAAATTCATATGCAATGTAAAAACAATTTTTATTTGAATCATAGGTAACACCAATTCCAATATTAGTGAAATTAGGGTTTAAAATATTTTCCCGGTGCCCCCAATTGGAATCACTAGCATCAGCATACGTCATCGAATAAACAGATTGGTATCCAATCATATAGTAAGAAAAGTCCCTAGTGTTTAAATCTGCACTTAGGTTTTCACCATAACGATCATACTCGGCAGCCCCACCATAGATCCCGGCAGCAGTTAAATATTTCTCTGCAATTGAATTGCCCTGGGCATCATCGTGGCTAAAGTCCGTAACGATGTCCTGGGATCTAGTTTTTGCAATTGTGGTTAACAAAGAATCCTCACTCAATGTAGAGAGGCCATTTTTAGCACGAATTGCATTTAATGCAGCAAGGGCCCCACTCTTAACATCATCAATGCTGCTTGCATCTGTATTCTGAGGTGCACGCATTAAATCCTGGGCATCTGAAATTGCCACCCTTAGTTGACTCATAATCACCCAGCCGACAACCGTTTTATTATTGGGATCAGCCACACTAGTGACCTTAGCATACGTAATTCCGGCCTGATTAGTTTCAATGTCATCAATTAACATTAATGTCCCGTTATAAACCTTGGGATTACTAATGGCGGTACTTGCATCTGGTTGATCACTACTTGGTAATGAATTATAAATCGCTAAGTTATTATCGCTTAACAGAATTGCTCCATCACCCACTTTTAAGTTGTCTGGATTATCAGGAGTGAACGTTGCTTGGGGGCTAATTGAATCACTATTAACAAACTGAAATCCATAATCAGGTTGCTGAGGGGTCGCTTGCGATGAGGCACTAGATTCAACACTAGCGCTAGCTTGCGCACTTGAAGTCGCTTGGACACTTGCACTAGCTACGGTTGAGCTGGCTTGTGAACTCGCTTGACTTTGGGCAACTGGTTTCTGCTGCTTCTTGGCCTTTGTCGTTTTACTGGTGGTTGTTTTAACCTTACTAGCTGCTTGAATCCGCTTTTTTAAAGTGCTAATTTGTTTACGTAACTTGACTTTAGTCGCCTTTGTAGTGGCCTTAGCCAGTTTCGCTTGCTTTTGTTTAAGCTGCTTTTTTAAATTCACAACCGTTTTGGTCGTAATGACCTTACTTTGGGTGGCTCCATAAACGGTGGGGGAATCAGTTGCACAAATGCCACCGGTTATTAAAGCGGTTCCGACCATTAAGGTCCCAAGTCCCATCTTAAAATACTGTTTATTCTTATCCATAAAAAGACCCCTTTAATTATTATGATATACTAACATCAATGAATACTGAATGTCAGGAAGTGATGATTACGTTCAATCATAAACCAAAACCATTATATTTTATAGTCGGTTTAATTGATACCTTAATCATATTTGGAATTATAATTAGCTTAATTGTAACTGATGGTGAATACTTTTGGGGAATTGTATCATTGACGCTCCTCTACATCCTAATGATTTTAGCTGCTAGCGTTGCTCAGGCGCATAATCATAACGGGATTTTTAATAATCCAAGGATTCACTTTACAGCCGGCTTTATCTTTAATCTATTTTTCCTTTTTATCAACCCCATTTAAATTTATTGATACAAAAAAAGAACGATTAAAAATCGTTCTTTTTAAATTCTAATTCAGTTTATTAGAATGGAAGGATCTCTGGGTTAGTTTGACCCTGACCATTTGTAACTTCTGGAAGGTCAACGGTCGCACTAGCTTCCTTATTCTTAGCAACAGCATAAGCAGATAGAGTGTAATCATTAGCTGGGTAGTTATAAGTAATGGTTCCTAGACCACTTTCGGCAAATCCACTGTAGTCATAGCCATTAAACTTAGTGTAGAAAGTAACGTTCTTTTCATTTTCAGCATATAACTTAACAATGGTCTTACCAGATTGTGAACGGTCAATGCTGTAATAAGTAGGAGTAGCAGTTACGTATTGGGAGCTTTTAATCGTGTAGCTCTTAGTTAACTTCTTGCCAGCTTTACTAGTTCCATAAACAGTAAAATTGTTTTTACCAGAGTAAGTCTTTGAAACCGTAAATTTCTTGCTCTTTAAGGTCGCAGTAGCAAATTTAGAGCTGCCCTTCTTAATAACAACTTTTTTAACGTTAGCATTAGAAGCTGAACCCTTAAAACTGATCTTACCTGAATTATATGAAACACTAGGTTTCAAAGTGGGCTTAGTGCTGGCATTAGCAACATTACCAAAAGCAAATAATGGTGATAAAATTCCAGCAACTAAGACTGTCGCAAAAATTTGTTTTTTCATAATCAAAACTCCCTTATTAAGTATATGAACACATTATATCATTACAAAACCATAAAAAACAAATTCATCAGTTTTTTTAACTTGTTTGTAATATCGTTAACAAACCACTATTTGGCCTTATCTTCTTCTACATACTTATTAAAATCCATGGTCGTTTGTTCTAGGTGATTTTCAAGAAATGACTTTAGGGTTTCACCAGTATTTTTAGAAAGCGATTTAAATTCCTTTCTGGAATTCATCTTAGTAACGTTTCCGGTAATCACTACGGGAGATAAAAATTTCTTATCTTGTAAATGATTTTGAACAAGCGCAACACTTCCGATTGATAAAGATGATTTTAATTTAGCAGGAATAAAAAACTTGTATGCCTTTGGAAACAAGGGCTTATTTTTACTAAATTGAATAAAGTGAACGATTGCCGTATTATACTTCAGTGTCATTATATTATATCCCTCACAAAAATTATATTTACTTCATTATAACAGACTTCTGGTCCAAAAATGAAATAATCAGTTAAATCCAGTAGCTCTTTAATAATAAATTAATTACCAAAATAAAAAGGGTAACCCCAAAATAGCGTTACCCTTCATTATTAATTAAATTCATTAACCCGTTTAAAGTAGGCTTCTAGCCATGGCTTAGACTTCACTTGAATTTGTTCACCAGTATACCCGTTATTTTCATCTGACCAAATTGAAACAAAGCTTCCTAAATTATTCCCATTTGGTGCTTGTTGGGTAGAATCCAAATCATCCCACATTCCAGGATTAAATCCTGATAGCTCCTGTTTAAAACTATCAAAATTCGATTTGGTAAAACTATCCTTATCAGCAACTACATAGGTAAATTCTTGATTATCATTGAACGTCTTAATTCCCGCACGGTTTATTTCAGGCAGACTTGCGTTCATCTTTAATAATGATCTACGGTTAGCCGGGTCAGACACAGCACTTGATTGACTCCAGAAGTTCACAACAATATCCTTATCATATTTATTAACTTGTGATTTCATAATACTATCGTTCCAGACCATCATCCGTTTTCCATGCGCTCTCAAGTAGCGATTAATATTATTATCGAATTCCCTGATTGATACCTCGTCATCATGACCGTCAATTGAGAATTCATCCCCACCAGTACCAAAGTAACTATTCTTAGGTAGTAATGGTAAGTACTCAGCAATGATGCTCTTATATAGTTTAGTGACTCCATCAGCACCGAAATCAAATTCGTTACTATAAGACATCATCGACTTCAAGTGTGGATACTTTTTCGCCTTTAATAAATCAATTGTAGCCTTACTATGACCAGGGAATTCAATTTCAGGATAAACCGATACGTGCTTCTTTTTACCATAAGCAATTAAATCTGTTAACTGTTGTTTAGACAAGAATGGTTTATTCGTCTTTTTACTAATGTATTCCCCATCAACATATTTAGCATTTTTAAGGGTTTGTCCTAAAAATTGATTCTCAATTCCAAAATTTTCATTATCGGTCAAATGCAACATTAAGTATCGACCATGATTATCACTTACCGTATTGATAAACTTTTTAATTGTTTGTGGCTTGTAGTAAGTTCGCGCAGCATCTAAGTTCAATCCAGTAATAATTCCATAATTTTTAGTATGATCTCGTTCTTCACCATTTTGGTTCAATCGCCAGATGATTCCAAAGATTAAAACTAATACCAAAATAACCGGAATAATCAGTATTTTAATCCAGCGTTTCATTCTAAATACCCCTTTTTAGTTCGTATACCTTACATTGTAACTTATTTTCAATCAAAAAAATATAAATTAATTGATTGAATTGGATAATTAATAATAAAAAATTTATTATTAATTATTAATTGTTAAAAATAAAAAGCGATCGTAATTAATTACAAACTACCATTATTAAAAACTATTTCCGCTTCTTATCTAGAATCTTTTTCATCGTCTTATATTCAATTTTTTCATCATCAGTCAGATTATCAACTGCGGATTCAGATAATTGCCCTAACAATTCAGTAACACTATCTAACCCCAAGACGCTTACCAATGAATTAAGTTGATTAGCAGTGTCCACTGACACCCGAATACTAGTTGATTTTTCCCTTTGTTTTCTGGTCTTCTCGATTTTTTTAATTTTATTATCAAAATCACTGCCCAATTCATTTCTGGAAAAAACATTTTTAGGCATCTTATTCCGACTTTGATTTTCTAAATTTTTTCTCAGTAGATCACTCATTATTATTTCACCCGCTTAATAAATTCGTCAGTAATTTTGTCATATAAATAATGAACCTTTTGATCGTGAATATCATGTTTTTGAGATGGATTATCTGGATCAACAATTCCGATAATATCATATCTTTTAAGCCGTTCCATGTTTTTAACAATCGTTTCAAAAACATTATCACTACCAAACTGTTTCTTCGCTTGATCAAGAATTAATTGATCAACCTGTGACTTTTTCTTCAATAGTACTGGTAGAATTCCTGAAATATCATAATCAGCTTTATAATTATCAATTAATTCCTGTAGGTACTCGATATATGCTTCCGCTCCAGTATATGATCGTTCTTGAGTTTGTAAAACCACAATTACATATTGTGATGCCATCAATGCAGAATCAGTATACAAACTAACGGTTGGTGGCGTATCAATA from Nicoliella spurrieriana includes:
- a CDS encoding threonine/serine exporter family protein, which encodes MVIGVEFLFGFLSTWGFGVITNVPRRTLIASGIVGALAWLVYIFADGWGANVIVANLLPGITVGLFANVESMLIKTPVNLIFVPAVISLVPGALFYKSMEQLTLGLNMLAMHGLLKTLLIAFSLGIGFIIGEVCFRILKPLIRRLIHFRFNYKK
- a CDS encoding threonine/serine ThrE exporter family protein, which encodes MRTNDDEIANFCCRLGLTLLESGAEINRVETTVEFIGHKAGLADLQCYAELGVIFVYYERGIKNQIMKIKGHDFNFQKVDEINNLSRQFVENKITYSYLQREYYRIRSKVIDFTLRKKIFAAGLVSVAPLLLFHTNWLNLFFSFFVGILGYLATMVMTGRTKTPYLNVAVGGFVIGLLAMTINLLVSGTNDDMIIFSSLMPIVPGIALTNSFREIMAKNILSGLILGMDATMVAISISGGVIIGKLVVKMLIGGI
- a CDS encoding peptide ABC transporter substrate-binding protein; this encodes MKKQLLETGAATLLVALGLAGCGSSSSQSSNGGDTAKNQTINWMQSANLITLDPSKCIDVNSATALGNVDQGLLKDPDGKGVVPAVAKSYSVSKDGKTYTFKLRHSKWSNGDPVTARDFVYGFQRTVNPKTASQDAYLYDHVENYAAIQSKKMAPTKLGVSAPNNYTLVVKLSKPQSYFKYLVTAPAFLPQNEKVVNKYGKKYGTNSASQVYNGPFKATGWTGTNDTWSLVKNDKYWDKSSVKLQRVNMHVVKDDQTGLNEFQTGKLDELSLNGKQQVEHFKNDPGYRENKTVYSNFIELNQDKVPAFKNLKIRKALSMAVNREQFVKDVLGDGSTPTKGFVGNDLAYHNGKDFADVAYVKSATEYNLAEAKKLWKAGMKELGLKSLNLTLTYDDTDSAKSTTEFLQSNFQKLPGLKVTNVNLPRQQRIARLFSGKFDMCVSGWDPSFPDPVAALSIKKSDSSLNFSKWKNSKFDAYLDKSENQDANNPDKRWNDLVQAEKVYANDQGNIPFYQNTAPVVMKTNIKGLSYNPSASTAWDFSKAYVK
- a CDS encoding acid phosphatase; protein product: MRKRILSSSVLIGLTLLGISSSINVKAAKTSNKATLAIDSDHKSDAGRYFIQDYQTNTSTNTTPETNASIDLLSQMNQLWQPGSDWNDGKRLNTKILDENIGLADKIAKDRTKAEADQSWLDDKNDMDYSVQEGLGNLTDYFRKVANITGGYKQVPTDAETKDYDTNWSKPEVTGDTSSKLGSVVKLADTLKDGNYSSSSSAKKYFKYPRPFRWDGTTVTNAQDNGVIIPTLKLSAKADPVNDYGFPSGHTNSSYLTAFALAYAYPQKFQSLLTRASEVGNNRIVAGRHSPLDVIGGRVLGTALAAAILNDPANAQLKADAFKQAQSVLKDSKGDSNSYGMDNSKKNSTQYNYRLTYGFSKIANSKHSYVVPKGAEVLLATRLPYLNANQRRAVLATTELPTGYPILDDGEGWGRLNLYNAANGYGQLVANTRVNMDAAKGGFNANDTWSNDISGVGKLTKLGTGSLQLTGRNTFKGGVDLNAGALIAGNASALGSGNVTINGGTLKLASKRIIVKGSYKQTKNATTTLAKQGRLIVKQGATLGGTLKLNGGEFKNGQKIISYGHHTGQFSKVTGLSHGLHIVYNNHDISIAKK
- a CDS encoding metal-dependent hydrolase family protein, with the translated sequence MSKTLFVNVNLFNGKDNKVTADSWMLVDEETGKFVDMGTGQKHPNADTTMDLHQQYVMPGLVNCHTHVTLDSNAFDGAPQADQTETAVRAVENLKTLLKSGVTYVRECGSTYGLDTTLARMQREGKLKKVPEVMAAGRAMTMTGGHGDYPDGGKTVDSPDEMRKAVRENFKNGAQSTKVMATGGVMSPGDYMDEPQLTVEELRVAVEETHHKHAVVAAHAEGNPGIMNALLAGVDSIEHGFYVNDEEVEMMLKHHTYLTPTIVSAWCIAEYGQNTLPKWELDKLNNALSDLYHNVHNAYAKGVHVTLGTDAGTPYNDFAKTPKEFELLVEKEGFSNFDALSTSRHSAELMQLDDYGTLEPGKYADFLVLDHDPLADVKAVQQLDKNVYKHGHKEY
- a CDS encoding MFS transporter, with translation MPADQNNWNEKTWLHRFAILAVSLVITTGTAISPALPAMQKAFSNYPATLVNMVATIQQIPAFIVLLMSAPLARKFGLKQMIGLGILLMGISGILPAFVPNLWFILGTRIIFGIGIGLINSLAITIVNIFYSGNDKAQMMGNRTSFETIGLCIVNILVGQLLNLSWQVSFLAYFFILIILVLFWRVVPTIKWDNPVDKNGKQQAEKVNFPVIMAGVFCAIMTMGLATVSVMTPAIVVDGKLGSATDASFVITVFTLVSMAMGFLFGQFFKLFHRFVLPIGLLFFTVGLLIMNFSQSLVMLLIGEIIVGGAFPLAGTYIFDIIDKLAPKNSNALANSVLLVGCNVGTAISPIVMGFLNPISPFSGAQPGIGLFGALIGIMMVIIFIVQLFKRAPKK